The proteins below are encoded in one region of Halalkalicoccus jeotgali B3:
- a CDS encoding HpcH/HpaI aldolase/citrate lyase family protein, whose product MSDVTLRRTQLATPASDEKFMESASNSAADEVFLDLEDSVAPNAKPDAREPLINAAQTHDWSGKVLSYRMNGIDTEWWYDDVIDVVSAAGEHIDDIIIPKVKGESDIHTVENLLTQVEKNAGLEVGAIGLEPQIEDGEGMHNVHEIAHASDRLSSIIFGPGDYSAAMGTPGLDIGQFPDYPGHYWHHALSECNAAAKSAGLPCLDGPYADIEDEQGFRDSCNNASMIGCDGKWAIHPSQIEIANEIFAPDPETAERAQRIVEAYADAMDEGKGAVKVDGQMVDEATNKMAQDIVEKAKAADIL is encoded by the coding sequence ATGAGTGACGTGACACTACGACGCACACAGTTAGCGACACCGGCGAGCGACGAGAAGTTCATGGAGAGCGCTTCGAACAGCGCCGCCGACGAGGTCTTTCTCGATCTCGAGGACAGCGTCGCACCGAACGCCAAGCCCGACGCCCGCGAGCCCCTGATCAACGCCGCCCAAACCCACGACTGGAGCGGCAAGGTGCTTTCCTACCGGATGAACGGGATCGACACCGAGTGGTGGTACGACGACGTCATCGACGTCGTGAGCGCCGCCGGCGAACACATCGACGACATCATCATCCCCAAGGTCAAGGGCGAAAGCGACATCCACACCGTCGAGAACCTCCTGACGCAGGTCGAGAAGAACGCCGGCCTCGAAGTCGGCGCGATCGGCCTCGAACCCCAGATCGAGGACGGCGAGGGGATGCACAACGTCCACGAGATCGCCCACGCGAGCGATCGCCTCTCGAGCATCATCTTCGGGCCCGGCGACTACTCGGCGGCGATGGGCACACCGGGATTGGACATCGGGCAGTTCCCCGACTACCCCGGCCACTACTGGCATCACGCGCTCTCGGAGTGTAACGCCGCCGCGAAAAGCGCCGGTCTGCCCTGCCTGGACGGCCCGTACGCCGACATCGAGGACGAACAGGGCTTTCGCGACTCGTGTAACAACGCGAGCATGATCGGCTGTGACGGCAAGTGGGCGATCCACCCCAGCCAGATCGAGATCGCGAACGAGATCTTCGCGCCCGACCCGGAGACCGCAGAACGCGCCCAGCGTATCGTCGAGGCCTACGCCGACGCGATGGACGAGGGCAAGGGCGCGGTGAAGGTCGACGGCCAGATGGTCGACGAGGCGACCAACAAGATGGCCCAGGACATCGTCGAGAAGGCAAAAGCCGCCGACATCCTCTAA
- a CDS encoding VOC family protein: MELIHVNVNVADAEETIAFYEQFGFEESWEFETPDGETQNRYIADENGTELQLSDTDGDEEFEPGTAWDHLAIGVDSVDEVFEEIDHYGVDKEPGDQPEAGARTAFVRDPDGRRVELVESLD; encoded by the coding sequence ATGGAACTCATCCATGTCAACGTCAACGTCGCGGACGCAGAGGAGACCATCGCCTTCTACGAGCAGTTCGGCTTCGAGGAGTCCTGGGAGTTCGAGACACCCGACGGCGAGACACAGAACCGATATATCGCCGACGAGAACGGAACCGAACTCCAGCTTTCGGACACCGACGGCGACGAGGAGTTCGAACCCGGCACGGCGTGGGATCACCTCGCGATCGGGGTCGACAGCGTCGACGAGGTCTTCGAGGAAATCGACCACTACGGCGTCGACAAGGAGCCCGGCGATCAGCCCGAGGCGGGCGCTCGTACCGCGTTCGTGCGCGACCCCGACGGTCGCCGGGTCGAACTGGTCGAGTCGCTCGACTAA
- a CDS encoding FAD-binding and (Fe-S)-binding domain-containing protein codes for MAVEKPHGDMSNFERYREAQGHEHPDASEYAELAADLRAVVDGEVRFDEYAQVLYATDGSIYKAKPAGAVLPRDRDDVRNAVKIAAEHEVPIMARGAGSSLGGQGVGPGCIVLDMTTYMDEILEIDPENQRARVQPGVVQDHFDDAAKEYGLKFAPDPASSNRATIGGGIGNNSTGAHSVRYGITDAYTEELDVILSDGTEIRTREVVLDSPEYEGIVSKEDREAEIYETVRGIVEDNESEIENRYPNLKRVVSGYNLNRVIYENENGQQVINLSKLLVGAESTLGIVVEAEISLVSVPEETALALYFFDDLVDSMKAVPQALEYDVSAVELMDDEVFRMAAESDGYSQYVEPIPEEAKAAIMLEYDSEMVENFEDAIGETNERFVENGDAFDVLEAYTEEDQGKIWKLRKAAIPLLMSLEGDPKPYPFIEDATVPPEELAEYVQSFKKVLENHGTSAAYFAHAGSGTLHIRPILNLKDGEGIETMHSITDEITDLVVEHHGAFSGEHGDGMARTEFNPKMFGDDLWGAFKELKTAFDPEWLMHPGNVVYRDGPEDPGPDTERGVGADNRENLRYGAGYQSIEPQTKLDFTDEGGFSHLVELCNGCGTCRQTDDVMCPTYRGMKDEIATTRGRANMLRAAISGDLSEEEMYTEQFQEEVLDLCVGCKGCKSDCPTGVDLGKLKAETKHQYHEREGIGLRTRVFGNIDTLSKLGSALAPVSNLGTKVPGARKAMEKIVGIAPDRELPPFRRESLEDWYDARGPRVSEAEADRKVVLFPDTYTNYSYPDPGKAAIRVLEAANTHVKIPGDLGPSGRAAYSKSMLDEAEKRARHNVERFEEYIDDGYEVVVVEPSDAVVFQDEYLDLLSTTAAERVAAHSYGICEYLDVHRLVDDLETTETDEALTYHGHCHQKATNKDHHAVGVLRRAGYAVDPLDSTCCGMAGSFGYETEHYDLSKSIANRLFDQIDESGGTPVAPGGSCRSQIGEEYDGNPSHPIEKVAAAVR; via the coding sequence ATGGCCGTCGAAAAGCCCCACGGGGACATGAGTAATTTCGAACGGTATCGAGAGGCGCAGGGCCACGAACATCCGGACGCGAGCGAGTACGCGGAACTCGCCGCGGACCTGCGGGCAGTCGTCGACGGCGAGGTCCGATTCGACGAGTACGCGCAGGTTCTGTACGCGACCGACGGCAGCATCTACAAGGCCAAACCCGCCGGCGCGGTGCTCCCGCGCGACAGGGATGACGTCAGGAACGCGGTGAAGATCGCTGCCGAACACGAGGTACCGATCATGGCCCGCGGGGCGGGGTCCTCGCTTGGCGGTCAGGGCGTCGGTCCGGGCTGTATCGTCCTCGACATGACGACGTACATGGACGAGATCCTCGAGATCGATCCCGAAAACCAGCGCGCGCGCGTCCAGCCCGGCGTCGTTCAGGACCACTTCGACGACGCTGCCAAAGAGTACGGCCTGAAGTTCGCGCCCGATCCGGCCTCCTCGAACCGCGCGACCATCGGGGGCGGGATCGGCAACAACTCGACGGGGGCGCACTCGGTGCGCTACGGCATCACCGACGCCTACACCGAGGAACTGGACGTGATCCTCTCGGATGGCACCGAGATCAGAACACGAGAAGTCGTGCTGGATTCGCCCGAGTACGAGGGGATCGTCTCGAAGGAGGATCGAGAAGCCGAGATCTACGAGACGGTTCGGGGGATCGTCGAGGACAACGAAAGCGAGATCGAAAATCGGTATCCCAACCTCAAGCGGGTCGTCTCGGGCTATAACCTCAACCGGGTGATCTACGAGAACGAGAACGGCCAGCAGGTCATCAACCTCTCGAAGCTGCTCGTGGGAGCCGAGTCCACCCTCGGAATCGTCGTCGAGGCCGAGATCTCGCTGGTGAGCGTTCCCGAGGAGACGGCGCTCGCGCTGTACTTCTTCGACGACCTCGTCGACTCGATGAAGGCGGTCCCCCAGGCCCTCGAATACGACGTCAGCGCCGTCGAGTTGATGGACGACGAGGTGTTCCGGATGGCCGCCGAATCCGACGGGTACTCCCAGTACGTCGAGCCGATCCCCGAAGAAGCGAAAGCCGCGATCATGCTCGAGTACGACTCCGAGATGGTCGAGAACTTCGAGGACGCGATCGGCGAGACGAACGAGCGGTTCGTCGAGAACGGCGACGCTTTCGACGTCCTTGAGGCCTATACCGAGGAGGACCAGGGGAAGATCTGGAAGCTCCGCAAAGCCGCGATTCCCCTGCTGATGAGTCTGGAGGGCGACCCGAAACCGTATCCGTTCATCGAGGACGCGACGGTCCCGCCGGAGGAACTCGCCGAGTACGTTCAGTCGTTCAAGAAGGTCCTCGAGAATCACGGCACCTCGGCGGCGTATTTCGCTCACGCCGGGTCGGGAACGCTTCACATCCGGCCGATCCTCAACCTCAAGGACGGCGAGGGCATCGAGACGATGCACTCGATCACCGACGAGATCACCGACCTCGTCGTCGAGCACCACGGCGCCTTCTCGGGCGAGCACGGCGACGGGATGGCCCGCACGGAGTTCAACCCGAAGATGTTCGGCGACGACCTGTGGGGCGCGTTCAAGGAGCTGAAGACGGCGTTCGACCCCGAGTGGCTGATGCACCCGGGCAACGTCGTCTATCGCGACGGTCCCGAGGACCCCGGTCCCGACACCGAACGCGGGGTCGGCGCGGACAACCGCGAGAACCTCCGCTACGGCGCGGGCTACCAGTCGATCGAGCCCCAGACCAAACTGGATTTTACCGACGAGGGCGGCTTCTCGCACCTCGTTGAGCTCTGTAACGGCTGTGGGACCTGCCGGCAGACCGACGACGTGATGTGTCCCACCTACCGGGGGATGAAAGACGAGATCGCGACCACCCGCGGTCGGGCGAACATGCTCCGGGCGGCGATCTCGGGCGATCTGTCCGAAGAGGAGATGTACACCGAGCAGTTCCAGGAGGAGGTACTCGACCTCTGTGTGGGTTGTAAGGGCTGTAAATCCGACTGTCCCACCGGGGTCGACCTCGGGAAGCTCAAAGCCGAGACGAAACACCAGTACCACGAGCGCGAGGGGATCGGGCTCCGGACGCGCGTGTTCGGCAACATCGACACGCTCTCGAAACTCGGCAGCGCGCTCGCGCCGGTTTCGAACCTCGGGACGAAGGTGCCCGGCGCGCGCAAGGCGATGGAGAAAATCGTCGGGATCGCCCCCGACCGGGAGCTCCCGCCGTTCCGCCGGGAGTCCCTCGAGGACTGGTACGACGCGCGCGGCCCACGCGTGAGCGAAGCCGAAGCCGACCGCAAGGTCGTGTTGTTCCCGGATACCTACACCAACTACAGCTACCCCGACCCGGGCAAGGCCGCCATTAGGGTGCTCGAAGCCGCCAACACCCATGTAAAGATCCCCGGCGACCTCGGCCCCAGCGGCCGGGCGGCCTACTCGAAGTCGATGCTCGACGAAGCCGAGAAGCGCGCCCGGCACAACGTCGAGCGCTTCGAGGAGTACATCGACGACGGCTACGAGGTCGTCGTCGTCGAGCCCTCGGACGCGGTCGTCTTCCAGGACGAGTATCTCGACCTGCTCTCGACGACGGCCGCGGAGCGCGTCGCCGCCCACTCGTACGGTATCTGTGAGTACCTCGACGTCCACCGGCTGGTCGACGACTTGGAGACGACCGAGACCGACGAAGCGCTCACCTATCACGGTCACTGCCACCAGAAGGCGACCAACAAGGACCACCACGCGGTGGGCGTCCTCCGGCGCGCGGGCTACGCGGTCGATCCGTTGGACTCGACGTGCTGTGGGATGGCCGGTTCCTTCGGCTACGAGACCGAACACTACGACCTCTCGAAGTCGATCGCGAACCGGCTGTTCGACCAGATCGACGAGAGCGGCGGGACGCCGGTCGCGCCCGGCGGCTCCTGTCGCAGCCAGATCGGTGAGGAGTACGACGGCAACCCGTCCCACCCCATCGAGAAGGTGGCGGCAGCCGTTCGATAA